Proteins from one Rubripirellula tenax genomic window:
- a CDS encoding DUF6688 family protein has translation MDEIETPASSSTSAPSVQLRVKFFLTGVIYPLFAILLSFDGPAVVGTVWQSGEWGDYAAMLMTWPGFGPFLPFVGLCMVALSAYVFRPALSESVYVRFGVYVGVVIALQFLVITTVMSGLFTFVFAVVVLPVQAAIIYGLGIVVSRMGRFTIRHLLILTAAVAVLIAIVRWLQISQEVYLVSVAGFCVAASAPVLCLVTFVRAAKRMFRQGAVSGIHPIVRFCVPWAWFVAWFFSWKLAIDIMFDEYAKLPTSPNCYVCSAAAHGHAVLVRSVPRTGDRVLVNEQMQQLKFLEFAMEAGFPRFHRLVRRIYDRFGPPIAQRCKRHIWLADASFVVFWPLQCISRAVAFLTRVPQSRIKRLYIN, from the coding sequence ATGGATGAAATCGAAACTCCTGCGTCTTCCTCTACTTCGGCTCCGTCGGTCCAGCTTCGCGTGAAGTTCTTTTTGACGGGCGTGATCTACCCGTTGTTCGCTATCCTGTTGTCCTTTGATGGCCCAGCGGTCGTCGGAACTGTCTGGCAATCGGGTGAATGGGGCGACTACGCGGCGATGCTGATGACGTGGCCCGGGTTCGGGCCATTCTTACCGTTTGTCGGACTCTGCATGGTTGCGTTGTCCGCTTACGTTTTTCGTCCCGCTCTCAGTGAATCCGTGTATGTTCGCTTTGGAGTTTACGTCGGTGTCGTGATTGCATTGCAGTTTTTAGTCATCACGACTGTCATGTCCGGGCTGTTTACGTTTGTGTTCGCTGTCGTGGTGCTTCCCGTACAAGCGGCGATCATTTACGGACTGGGGATCGTCGTCAGTCGCATGGGGCGATTTACGATCCGTCACCTCCTGATTTTGACCGCAGCGGTGGCTGTCTTGATCGCGATCGTACGTTGGTTGCAAATCAGTCAAGAAGTCTATCTTGTCAGCGTTGCCGGTTTTTGCGTTGCTGCGTCGGCTCCGGTGCTTTGCTTGGTTACGTTTGTGCGTGCGGCGAAGCGAATGTTCCGCCAAGGGGCGGTGTCGGGTATTCATCCGATCGTTCGGTTCTGTGTTCCCTGGGCTTGGTTCGTCGCTTGGTTTTTCAGTTGGAAGTTGGCGATCGACATCATGTTCGACGAATACGCGAAACTGCCAACGTCTCCGAACTGCTATGTTTGCAGTGCAGCCGCCCACGGGCATGCGGTGTTAGTCCGATCGGTGCCACGAACTGGCGACCGCGTCCTCGTCAACGAACAGATGCAACAACTGAAGTTTTTGGAGTTCGCGATGGAGGCTGGGTTCCCCCGGTTTCATCGATTGGTTCGCAGGATCTACGACCGATTCGGTCCCCCGATCGCCCAAAGATGCAAACGCCATATCTGGTTGGCCGATGCCAGTTTTGTTGTGTTTTGGCCGCTGCAGTGCATCTCGCGTGCCGTCGCTTTTCTGACTCGTGTACCGCAAAGTCGGATCAAGCGGCTCTACATTAACTAG
- the mch gene encoding methenyltetrahydromethanopterin cyclohydrolase — MLNELAHRLFSDSLAHADDIKCRVASIGGGHVLDAGVETPGSIAAGIVLARLCLGDRASVSLHPADANRYAVSNSVYVRTDDPLRACLGAQYAGWPVQTDDYFAMGSGPMRMFRGREATLKELSLSETGDRVVGVVESDKLPTESAIAMIAGQCGVDAAQVHLAVAPSTSIAGSIQVVARSVETAMHKLHELKFDVTSIVSATGLAPLPPPAKPGDTVGGIGRTNDAMLYGAEVVLWVDTDDDAIAAVADKVPSQSSKDHGRPFAEIFKGYEYDFYKVDPMLFSPAVVTIHNLRSGRTWSHGEIQSDVLRRSFLA; from the coding sequence ATGCTCAACGAACTCGCCCATCGTCTTTTTTCTGATTCTCTCGCTCACGCCGATGACATCAAGTGCCGGGTTGCTTCGATCGGCGGCGGTCACGTTCTGGATGCCGGTGTCGAAACCCCCGGTTCGATCGCCGCCGGAATCGTGCTGGCGCGATTGTGCTTGGGGGACCGAGCGAGCGTCTCGTTGCATCCGGCCGATGCGAATCGATACGCGGTTTCCAATTCGGTGTACGTTCGCACCGATGACCCGCTGCGAGCGTGTTTGGGAGCACAGTATGCGGGTTGGCCCGTGCAAACGGATGACTACTTCGCAATGGGGAGCGGACCGATGCGGATGTTCCGCGGCCGCGAAGCAACCCTAAAGGAACTGAGTCTTTCTGAAACCGGCGATCGAGTCGTCGGTGTCGTCGAATCGGACAAGCTGCCGACCGAATCGGCGATCGCGATGATCGCCGGGCAGTGTGGCGTCGACGCGGCTCAGGTGCATTTAGCGGTGGCGCCTAGCACTTCGATCGCGGGCTCGATTCAAGTCGTCGCGCGCAGCGTCGAAACGGCCATGCACAAATTGCACGAATTGAAGTTCGACGTCACGTCAATCGTCTCGGCCACCGGCTTGGCTCCGCTTCCTCCGCCCGCAAAGCCGGGCGACACCGTTGGCGGGATCGGCCGAACCAACGACGCGATGCTTTACGGCGCCGAAGTAGTGTTGTGGGTTGATACCGATGATGACGCGATCGCAGCAGTCGCAGACAAAGTGCCTAGCCAATCGTCGAAAGATCACGGCCGACCCTTTGCCGAGATTTTCAAAGGTTACGAATACGACTTCTACAAAGTCGACCCAATGTTGTTCAGCCCCGCCGTCGTCACGATTCACAACCTACGTTCTGGTCGCACTTGGTCGCACGGCGAGATTCAATCGGATGTACTTCGGCGGTCGTTTCTGGCATGA
- a CDS encoding 3-hydroxyacyl-ACP dehydratase FabZ family protein gives MTYHQHQFDRVEDYLHHRSPYLLVKAIESIAPTEIVTRASVDADAFFITGHFPGAPILPGAMMQEMTTQSAGILIAAKYNPMQDYNTHDPFFNEYALGVLVKIKNARYRGFARPGDDLKITITLKEVIGDTFDFAGSIEVLGKVVLRNAFQLTNIPSKVLQGQASAATINES, from the coding sequence ATGACCTACCACCAGCATCAATTTGATCGCGTCGAAGACTATCTGCACCATCGCAGTCCCTATCTGCTGGTAAAGGCAATTGAATCCATCGCCCCGACGGAGATCGTCACCCGTGCGTCGGTGGACGCAGACGCATTTTTCATCACAGGACATTTTCCCGGCGCACCCATACTGCCGGGTGCGATGATGCAAGAAATGACGACCCAGTCTGCCGGAATCCTGATCGCGGCAAAGTACAACCCGATGCAGGACTACAACACACATGATCCGTTTTTTAACGAGTACGCACTGGGCGTGCTCGTCAAAATCAAAAACGCTCGATACAGAGGATTCGCGAGACCGGGCGACGATCTAAAAATCACAATCACTTTGAAAGAAGTCATTGGCGATACTTTTGATTTCGCCGGATCAATCGAGGTGTTGGGAAAAGTCGTTTTGAGGAATGCGTTTCAGTTGACGAACATTCCGTCCAAAGTCCTGCAGGGGCAGGCGTCGGCGGCAACGATTAACGAATCGTAG
- a CDS encoding D-2-hydroxyacid dehydrogenase yields the protein MRIVLCYPVNDKHIAQIQAAAPDAEIVNAGQERVDELLPTAEVFIGHAKVPVDWDRVLEAGRLRWIQSSAAGLDHCLVPGVIESDIVVSSASGLFAPQVAEQTFALLLGLLRQLPLFFRAESKREFVRLPTDDLRGKTVGIVGMGGNGRMLVKMLAPWDVRMIATDYYPVDAPKEVEHLWPADKLDLLLSESDIVILTLPLFAETLGLFDRARIAKMRPGSYLINVARGSIVVESALVEALASGHLAGAGLDVTEVEPLAETSLLWDDAKVIITPHVGAQSSRRVDDSTDLACINLRRYLSGQEPYNRVDKKLGFPHPSVVYRGNLQ from the coding sequence ATGCGCATCGTCCTTTGTTACCCGGTCAACGATAAACACATCGCCCAGATCCAAGCCGCCGCGCCCGATGCAGAAATCGTCAATGCGGGCCAAGAACGAGTCGACGAACTTCTGCCAACGGCAGAAGTTTTCATCGGCCATGCGAAGGTGCCCGTGGATTGGGATCGCGTGTTGGAGGCCGGACGATTGCGGTGGATCCAGTCCTCGGCCGCGGGGCTCGACCATTGCTTGGTACCCGGCGTGATCGAATCAGACATCGTTGTCAGCAGCGCATCGGGCCTGTTTGCGCCACAAGTGGCAGAGCAAACGTTTGCGCTGCTGCTGGGCTTGTTGCGACAGCTGCCACTCTTTTTTCGCGCCGAATCCAAACGGGAGTTCGTTCGTCTGCCCACAGATGATTTACGAGGAAAAACCGTGGGCATTGTCGGAATGGGTGGAAATGGCCGAATGCTGGTGAAAATGTTGGCGCCATGGGACGTCCGAATGATTGCCACGGACTACTACCCGGTCGACGCTCCCAAAGAAGTAGAACACTTGTGGCCCGCCGACAAATTGGATCTGTTGCTTTCAGAAAGCGATATCGTCATTTTGACGTTGCCGTTGTTTGCAGAAACGCTAGGGCTTTTCGATCGGGCGCGAATCGCCAAGATGCGGCCGGGCAGCTATTTGATCAATGTTGCCCGCGGATCGATCGTGGTGGAATCCGCGCTGGTGGAAGCGCTCGCTTCGGGGCACTTGGCCGGCGCCGGACTGGACGTGACCGAAGTCGAACCGTTGGCCGAAACCAGTCTTTTGTGGGATGACGCCAAGGTGATCATCACGCCGCACGTCGGCGCACAATCATCCCGACGCGTGGATGATTCGACGGATTTGGCGTGCATCAACTTGCGCCGTTATCTGTCGGGGCAAGAACCGTACAACCGAGTTGACAAGAAGCTAGGATTTCCGCATCCGTCGGTTGTCTACCGCGGGAACCTGCAATGA
- the def gene encoding peptide deformylase: MQLSIIPYPHPTLRVRSKPIRRVDQQLRDIVDQMLDLMYQTNGVGLAANQVDLPIRLFVANPSGERGEGEELVMINPELQRPKGNETSQEGCLSLPGLYGQVKRPKSIRVSAFDLQGNPIERNVDGFLARILQHENDHLDGVMFFDRMSEESRRDLDDGIAELETDFRSKQQSGGIPPDEELIARLSEWYEKYT, from the coding sequence ATGCAACTGAGCATCATCCCGTACCCGCATCCGACGCTTCGGGTTCGCAGCAAACCGATCCGTCGCGTCGACCAGCAGTTGCGAGACATTGTCGACCAAATGTTGGATTTGATGTACCAAACCAATGGTGTCGGATTGGCGGCCAATCAAGTCGATCTTCCCATTCGATTGTTTGTTGCCAACCCCTCGGGTGAACGAGGCGAGGGCGAAGAGCTGGTGATGATTAACCCTGAATTGCAACGTCCCAAGGGGAACGAGACGTCTCAGGAAGGATGCTTGAGTCTGCCGGGATTGTACGGGCAAGTGAAACGGCCGAAGTCGATTCGGGTCAGTGCGTTTGATCTACAGGGCAATCCGATCGAGCGGAATGTCGACGGCTTCTTGGCTCGGATTCTGCAGCATGAAAACGATCACCTAGACGGCGTGATGTTTTTTGATCGCATGAGCGAAGAGTCGCGACGTGATCTTGACGATGGCATCGCAGAACTAGAAACCGATTTTCGTTCCAAGCAACAATCCGGTGGCATTCCGCCCGATGAAGAATTGATTGCGAGGCTTTCGGAATGGTACGAAAAATACACGTAG
- a CDS encoding GIY-YIG nuclease family protein — translation MFRWIITVCAVFLVCPAWAVDSAFSPDDIIAAVTEAGDGFSTDEILVRDRLRTTFLEVIARRVGHTLTDDEQRDVMLAMLKFRKAGKLDVSATHRSPPAPDDVAPVAEIAVRVVTDRHRVSSDTVLADPALRSELQSEAVLIRPGIDADDVRKSVLSLRKKRALKPELVLQVADWGRTIETVSLSDLKQQLEAGGVSTGPGVYLFRSERGYLYVGEASNLAARLTEHVGGSDRVSLAQYLAGEDGDDVTVEMHIFPSDSPARRVTVRRAYESELIRSRDPKFNVRP, via the coding sequence ATGTTTCGCTGGATCATTACTGTGTGTGCCGTTTTCCTGGTTTGTCCAGCATGGGCGGTTGATTCCGCGTTTTCACCTGATGATATCATCGCGGCAGTCACCGAAGCGGGGGATGGTTTCAGCACCGACGAGATCCTGGTGCGAGATCGGCTGAGGACGACATTCCTTGAGGTGATCGCGCGGCGAGTCGGACACACACTGACCGATGACGAGCAGCGCGATGTGATGCTGGCGATGCTGAAGTTTCGCAAGGCCGGAAAACTGGATGTTTCCGCGACGCATCGAAGTCCGCCGGCGCCGGATGACGTCGCGCCAGTCGCCGAAATCGCCGTTCGCGTGGTGACCGACCGGCACCGGGTCAGCAGCGATACGGTGTTGGCCGATCCCGCCCTGCGATCCGAATTGCAGTCCGAAGCGGTGCTGATTCGTCCGGGTATCGACGCCGACGATGTGCGCAAATCGGTATTGTCTCTTCGCAAGAAACGCGCGCTGAAGCCCGAATTGGTACTGCAAGTCGCTGATTGGGGCCGGACCATCGAAACCGTCTCGCTGTCCGATTTGAAACAGCAGTTAGAGGCCGGCGGTGTATCGACGGGACCGGGCGTGTACCTGTTTCGAAGCGAACGGGGGTACCTATACGTCGGCGAAGCGTCGAACCTAGCTGCTCGATTGACCGAACACGTCGGCGGCAGCGATCGAGTTTCGCTAGCCCAATACTTGGCGGGCGAAGACGGCGATGACGTGACGGTTGAGATGCACATCTTTCCGTCGGATTCACCGGCTCGTCGCGTCACAGTTCGACGCGCTTACGAAAGCGAGCTGATCCGCAGTCGTGACCCCAAGTTCAATGTGCGCCCCTGA
- a CDS encoding ATP-grasp domain-containing protein, which produces MSNDDRLLFLGGGEGWHADQIRNAAHSRGCELSLGTYPTLAASIDSGGRSMMRCDAGALTDFDAILTRTMPTGTLETITFRLSTLHALAASHPSVAIVNPPRALEIAIDKFATLAHVASLGYPVPATRVVQSRREAMEAFDALGRDCVVKPIFGGEGRGVMRIQDRELAWYSFATLESLGAVAYVQEFVAPGGRDTRCLVIGDEVFGFRRTNSIDFRTNVAGGGTCETITLSRDLIDLAINVCRSIGLEFASVDLLDRVDGPPCVVEVNGIPGWKGAQQVTDVNIADRVVGLLCRESARRREAA; this is translated from the coding sequence ATGAGCAACGACGACCGACTGTTGTTCTTGGGCGGCGGCGAAGGCTGGCACGCTGATCAAATTCGAAACGCCGCGCATTCGCGAGGGTGCGAGTTGTCGTTGGGGACGTACCCGACGCTGGCTGCTTCGATCGATTCGGGCGGCCGTTCGATGATGCGCTGCGACGCGGGTGCGTTGACCGACTTCGATGCGATTCTGACTCGGACGATGCCGACGGGGACATTGGAAACGATCACGTTTCGGTTGTCGACGCTGCACGCGTTGGCCGCGTCACACCCGTCCGTCGCAATCGTCAACCCGCCGCGAGCTTTGGAGATTGCGATCGACAAGTTCGCCACACTCGCGCATGTCGCCTCGTTGGGTTATCCGGTGCCAGCTACGCGCGTGGTTCAATCGCGGCGGGAAGCGATGGAAGCGTTTGACGCACTTGGCCGCGATTGTGTCGTCAAGCCAATTTTTGGCGGGGAAGGGCGGGGCGTCATGCGGATCCAGGATCGAGAATTGGCGTGGTACTCGTTCGCAACGCTCGAGTCGCTGGGCGCGGTCGCCTACGTTCAAGAATTCGTCGCGCCGGGTGGCCGCGATACACGGTGCTTGGTGATCGGAGACGAAGTGTTTGGGTTCCGACGAACCAATAGCATCGATTTTCGGACCAACGTCGCTGGTGGTGGAACGTGCGAAACGATCACATTGTCGCGTGATTTGATTGATTTGGCGATCAACGTTTGCCGCTCGATTGGACTCGAGTTCGCATCGGTTGATTTGCTCGACCGAGTGGATGGCCCGCCGTGTGTCGTCGAAGTCAATGGAATCCCAGGTTGGAAGGGTGCTCAACAAGTGACCGACGTGAATATCGCCGATCGCGTGGTCGGCCTGCTGTGCCGCGAATCCGCCCGACGTCGCGAGGCGGCGTGA
- a CDS encoding CHAT domain-containing protein codes for MKATYQWTLFTALSLANEFPDDAAVREATTVWLANGKGIATEAFVNAKRGIATEAPRWTTINELRASLDDGSVWIDIARQDMIHYHATKYSERLGDPRYVAWIMPKFGAIQRVDLGDAKAIDKMVEEFRQSIGNSGGAAGDVTQVGEMAATEAMNTLIASISKAVWQPIQTRLDDSVKRLRLSPDGSLRLLPWAALTNDDSELLVQQYATTLFSSGRELAAPKRRSHAVATPPTVFSNPNFDQPIAEKRAAYEAVFRAAPPSGSDQRSLALDRDRLRAAPLPGTAIESAAILPSLERWFQRAPVQYRGRYALESIAKKMVSPPVVVFATHGFFVNDETKGFDPLERCGLLLSGCNDARSSIAGDDGVLTGTEITDIDLRGTELVVLSACETGIGRVEDGNGVAGLARSFRIAGAGSVVATLWQIPDFDTAKLMSDFFAEVAEGTAKDEALRRAQIKRIESRRSRNGAAHPYFWAGFTIGGR; via the coding sequence ATGAAGGCGACGTATCAGTGGACGTTGTTCACCGCGCTGTCGCTTGCCAATGAGTTCCCCGACGACGCAGCCGTGCGAGAAGCAACGACCGTTTGGCTCGCTAATGGGAAAGGCATCGCGACCGAAGCCTTTGTGAATGCGAAGCGTGGAATCGCTACCGAAGCCCCCCGATGGACGACGATCAACGAACTGCGAGCATCGCTGGACGACGGATCCGTGTGGATCGACATCGCTCGACAAGACATGATCCATTACCACGCGACGAAATACTCCGAACGTTTGGGGGACCCCCGCTACGTCGCCTGGATTATGCCGAAATTCGGTGCGATCCAACGCGTCGATCTGGGGGACGCAAAAGCAATCGACAAGATGGTTGAAGAGTTTCGGCAATCGATCGGCAATTCGGGAGGTGCGGCAGGCGACGTCACTCAGGTCGGCGAAATGGCGGCCACTGAAGCGATGAACACGCTGATCGCAAGCATCTCAAAAGCAGTCTGGCAACCGATTCAAACCCGTTTGGACGATAGCGTCAAACGATTGCGACTCAGTCCCGATGGTTCGTTGCGGCTACTGCCCTGGGCGGCGCTAACGAACGATGATTCAGAGCTTCTTGTCCAGCAGTATGCAACCACATTGTTTTCAAGTGGTCGAGAATTAGCGGCACCGAAACGACGATCACACGCGGTTGCTACGCCGCCGACTGTCTTCTCCAACCCAAATTTCGACCAACCGATTGCCGAGAAACGTGCGGCTTACGAAGCCGTTTTTCGCGCCGCGCCGCCATCCGGTTCGGATCAACGAAGCCTGGCTCTGGACCGTGATCGCTTGCGAGCCGCGCCGCTGCCGGGAACGGCAATCGAATCAGCCGCGATATTGCCAAGTCTGGAACGATGGTTCCAGCGAGCACCTGTCCAATACCGTGGTCGATATGCTTTGGAAAGCATCGCCAAGAAAATGGTTTCGCCGCCCGTCGTGGTGTTCGCCACTCACGGCTTTTTCGTTAACGATGAAACGAAAGGGTTTGATCCGTTGGAACGATGCGGACTTCTGCTGTCCGGCTGCAACGACGCTCGATCGTCCATCGCAGGTGACGACGGCGTGCTGACAGGCACAGAGATCACGGACATCGATCTTCGTGGCACAGAGCTAGTGGTTTTGAGTGCGTGCGAGACGGGAATCGGGCGGGTCGAAGATGGCAACGGCGTGGCCGGTCTAGCGCGGTCGTTTCGGATCGCCGGCGCCGGATCGGTAGTCGCAACCCTTTGGCAGATCCCCGACTTTGACACGGCAAAATTGATGAGCGACTTTTTCGCGGAGGTCGCCGAAGGCACGGCGAAAGACGAAGCGCTCCGACGTGCGCAGATCAAACGCATCGAATCGCGTCGATCACGCAACGGCGCCGCCCACCCATATTTTTGGGCGGGGTTCACGATAGGCGGGCGTTAG
- the fmt gene encoding methionyl-tRNA formyltransferase: MTESKRLVLMGTGPFAVPAFEALRLAGHEIALVVTKPMPPVKSRKGPPPSPVRSWAESHSLPVFDPDTINDPAAITRVADLQPWLLVVCDYGHILKPDALATATIGGINLHGSLLPAYRGAAPVQWSLLNGDAETGVSVIHMTPRLDGGPIIATSSTPIRDDETSGDLEERLSQLGVAATMDAVARLIQWDQTTPIGEIQDAARITKAPRLSKADGDIDWGRSAREIDCHIRGMQPWPVAFTHVLVDPEKPPIRLAIKEISITETDSSDRSPGEILAGEGFCVATGDRVIEIKRLQPAGKREMPAGDFLRGHSPPEGSRLFSP, from the coding sequence GTGACTGAATCTAAACGTCTTGTATTGATGGGGACGGGACCCTTTGCCGTGCCCGCCTTCGAAGCACTGCGCTTGGCGGGGCACGAAATCGCGTTGGTGGTCACCAAGCCGATGCCGCCCGTCAAAAGCCGCAAGGGTCCGCCGCCGTCCCCGGTACGATCATGGGCCGAGTCACATTCACTGCCCGTTTTTGATCCAGACACTATCAACGACCCTGCGGCGATCACACGCGTCGCCGACCTGCAACCGTGGTTGTTGGTCGTTTGCGATTACGGGCACATCCTGAAACCCGATGCACTTGCAACCGCAACCATCGGCGGCATCAATCTGCACGGATCCCTTTTGCCGGCATATCGCGGCGCCGCGCCGGTCCAGTGGTCGCTCCTAAACGGCGACGCTGAAACGGGAGTGTCGGTCATTCACATGACTCCGCGGCTCGATGGCGGCCCGATCATCGCAACGTCCTCCACCCCGATTCGTGACGACGAGACGTCGGGCGATTTGGAAGAACGGCTCTCGCAGTTGGGCGTCGCAGCAACCATGGATGCCGTGGCTCGATTGATCCAGTGGGACCAGACAACACCGATCGGCGAGATCCAAGATGCGGCGAGAATCACCAAGGCCCCGCGACTGTCCAAAGCCGACGGCGATATCGATTGGGGGCGTTCGGCCCGCGAGATCGATTGTCACATCCGGGGAATGCAACCCTGGCCCGTCGCCTTCACGCATGTTTTGGTCGACCCCGAGAAACCGCCGATCCGTTTGGCCATCAAGGAAATATCGATCACTGAAACTGACAGCAGCGATCGTTCGCCGGGCGAAATCCTTGCGGGTGAAGGTTTCTGTGTGGCGACGGGTGACCGCGTGATCGAGATCAAGCGGTTGCAGCCTGCGGGAAAACGCGAGATGCCAGCCGGCGACTTTCTGCGCGGCCATTCGCCGCCCGAAGGTTCTCGATTGTTCTCGCCTTGA
- a CDS encoding fatty acid CoA ligase family protein: MASQPSDGNVAARLRIVASLMPGAIAIAQPNGPPQPDGQRSYALTTFGDLDQSSESIARGLIAWGIRPGMRVAMLVPFGAQFIELTFALLKAGVVVVLVDPGMGRKHLVRCLEEAKPDGFIGIPKAQAIRTVLRRKFPDAKWNVTVGRRYLWGGKTLGQIKSMGSSVADSTQLPKVERADQAAVIFTTGSTGPPKGVLYTHNTFHSQIDRIRQRYDIHRGSRDLACFPLFGLFDAVMGVTTIIPDMDPTRPADVDPQRLVEAANQWEVDQAFGSPALWNTVVRWADANRIERPFPTLRRVLSAGAPVPAATLEKLRRLIDPDANIVTPYGATEALPIASIESREIIAETGPASAKGKGVCVGTRFEGVTWRVIEIDDGPIADIWQTKELPRGKIGELMVAGPMVTTQYVVRADQNAMHKVADGERIWHRMGDVGYLDDRDRFWFCGRKAHRVTMGKRTLFTIQCEAIFNAHPSVYRSALVGRGVRPNQTPVMMVELHAESKPINAPEKSSLEAELRELASRNPLTRRIDEIIIRDEPLPVDIRHNSKIFRERLAEELSTIR; this comes from the coding sequence ATGGCCAGCCAACCCAGCGACGGGAACGTCGCAGCCCGGCTTCGAATCGTCGCATCATTGATGCCGGGCGCGATTGCGATCGCCCAGCCCAACGGACCGCCGCAACCCGATGGTCAAAGGTCTTACGCACTGACAACGTTTGGCGACCTGGACCAATCGAGCGAATCGATCGCGCGCGGTTTGATCGCTTGGGGAATTCGCCCAGGCATGCGTGTCGCGATGCTGGTCCCGTTCGGTGCTCAATTCATCGAACTGACGTTTGCTCTGTTGAAGGCCGGCGTCGTTGTCGTCTTGGTCGACCCCGGAATGGGTCGCAAGCACCTGGTCCGTTGCTTAGAAGAAGCGAAACCCGACGGCTTCATCGGCATCCCCAAGGCACAAGCGATTCGGACGGTACTGCGACGCAAGTTCCCCGATGCAAAATGGAACGTGACCGTTGGACGAAGATATTTGTGGGGCGGCAAAACGCTCGGACAAATCAAATCGATGGGCAGTTCCGTCGCCGATTCGACACAGCTTCCAAAAGTCGAACGCGCCGATCAAGCGGCTGTGATCTTCACCACCGGCAGCACCGGGCCGCCCAAGGGAGTCCTTTACACGCACAACACCTTCCATTCGCAAATCGACCGAATTCGCCAGCGCTACGACATCCATCGTGGTTCGCGCGACTTGGCCTGCTTTCCCCTGTTCGGCTTGTTCGACGCCGTGATGGGAGTGACCACGATCATCCCTGACATGGATCCGACCCGGCCCGCGGACGTCGATCCCCAGCGGCTGGTCGAAGCCGCCAACCAATGGGAAGTCGACCAAGCATTCGGTTCGCCAGCCCTTTGGAATACCGTCGTTCGCTGGGCGGATGCCAACCGGATCGAGCGCCCGTTTCCAACGCTACGCCGCGTCCTGTCCGCAGGCGCGCCGGTGCCTGCTGCAACGCTCGAAAAACTGCGTCGGTTGATCGATCCAGACGCCAACATCGTCACACCCTACGGTGCGACCGAAGCGCTTCCCATCGCATCGATCGAATCACGTGAGATCATTGCCGAGACGGGCCCAGCGAGTGCGAAAGGGAAGGGCGTATGCGTGGGAACGCGGTTCGAAGGCGTTACTTGGCGCGTTATCGAAATCGACGACGGTCCGATCGCGGACATTTGGCAAACGAAAGAGTTGCCGCGGGGCAAGATTGGCGAATTGATGGTTGCCGGCCCGATGGTGACGACCCAGTATGTCGTCCGAGCGGATCAAAACGCGATGCACAAAGTCGCCGACGGCGAGCGCATTTGGCATCGCATGGGCGACGTCGGCTATTTGGACGACCGCGATCGCTTTTGGTTTTGTGGACGCAAGGCTCACCGCGTCACAATGGGAAAACGTACACTTTTCACGATCCAGTGTGAAGCGATTTTCAACGCCCACCCATCGGTTTACCGATCCGCGTTGGTCGGTCGCGGCGTGCGACCGAATCAAACGCCCGTGATGATGGTGGAACTCCACGCCGAATCCAAGCCAATCAATGCACCAGAGAAATCGTCCTTAGAAGCCGAACTCCGCGAATTGGCCTCCCGCAACCCGCTAACGCGCCGAATCGACGAAATCATCATCCGTGATGAACCTCTGCCGGTGGACATTCGCCACAACAGTAAGATCTTCCGTGAACGATTGGCGGAAGAACTTTCTACGATTCGTTAA